The genomic region GCGTCCAGCTGGCCCGGAAGTAGCCGAAGATCCAGAGCAGGTTCGGCACGCCCGTGAACATCATGCCGCGGTAGGTGACCGTGTCGTGGAGGTCGATCGCCTTGCCGTCGACCGTGAAGGCGACGTCGCCGAGCACGCAGATCCGGAAGCCGGTCGCGGCCACGATGATGTCGGCCTCGAGCTCGCGGCCCGAGCGGAGGCGCACGCCCTTCTTGGTGAAGCGCTCGATCTCGTCGGTGACCATCGAGGCCTTGCCGGCCTGGATGCCCTTGAACAGGTCGCCGTCGGGCACGAAGGCGAGCCGCTGCTGCCAGGGGCGGTAGGTCGGCGTGAAGTGCTCCTTCACGTACTCCTCGGGCAGGTAGGCCCGCACGCCGTTCAGGAGCTGCTCCGTGGCGAACTCGGGCTGGTCGATGCAGAGCTGGGTCAGGAGCTGGAGGTCGCGCAGGATCTTGCGCCGCACGATCTCGTGGATCCAGGTCTCGTCGATCTCGAGCTCGCGCAGCGTGTCCGCGAGCTCGTGGCGGTTGGGGCCGGGGTAGAAGTAGGTGGGCGAGCGCTGCAGGACCGTGGTGTGCCGGGTGTCGGCCGCGATCGCCGGCACCACCGTGGCGGTCGTCGCGCCCGATCCGATCACGAGCACGTTCTTGTCGCGGTAGTCGAGGTCCTCGGGCCAGGTCTGGGCGTGGACCAGCGTGCCCTCGAAGAGCTCCATGTCCTTCCATTCCGGCGTGTACCCCTGGTCGTGGTGGTAGTAGCCCTGGCACATCCAGAGGAAGTTCGCGGAGAAGTGGAGCGTCTCCCCGGTGTCGGTGCGCCTGGCCTCGACCGTCCACAGGTTCTCGCGGCTCGACCACGAGGCCGAGAGCACCTTGTGGCGGTAGCGGATGTGACGGCCGAGGTCGTTCTCGGCGATCACCTCGCCCAGGTACTTCAGGATCTCCTCGCCCGTCGCGACCGGCGCCGTGGTCCACGGCTTGAAGCGGTAGCCGAAGGTGTAGAGGTCGCTGTCGGAGCGGACGCCCGGGTACTTGTGGGTCCGCCAGGTGCCGCCGAAGGCATCGAGCGCGTCGAGCACGACGAAGCTCTTGCCGGGGCACTGCTGCGTCAGGTGATAGGCGCCTCCCACGCCGGAGATGCCGGCGCCGACGATCAGGACGTCGAAGTGCTCGGTGGGCATCGGGTCGCTGCTCCTGTTCCGCTTCGAGCCGGTTCGCGCGCATGCTTCGAGCGCGCCCGCTCCGGCTCCTGGCGGCGCGATCGCGGCCGCGCGCGGCCACGGGCGTGCATCGGGGCCGGAGGGTATGCCAGGATCCCGCGCCGGGCTCGAACGGGGTCAAGGACCGG from Deltaproteobacteria bacterium harbors:
- a CDS encoding NAD(P)/FAD-dependent oxidoreductase, with translation MPTEHFDVLIVGAGISGVGGAYHLTQQCPGKSFVVLDALDAFGGTWRTHKYPGVRSDSDLYTFGYRFKPWTTAPVATGEEILKYLGEVIAENDLGRHIRYRHKVLSASWSSRENLWTVEARRTDTGETLHFSANFLWMCQGYYHHDQGYTPEWKDMELFEGTLVHAQTWPEDLDYRDKNVLVIGSGATTATVVPAIAADTRHTTVLQRSPTYFYPGPNRHELADTLRELEIDETWIHEIVRRKILRDLQLLTQLCIDQPEFATEQLLNGVRAYLPEEYVKEHFTPTYRPWQQRLAFVPDGDLFKGIQAGKASMVTDEIERFTKKGVRLRSGRELEADIIVAATGFRICVLGDVAFTVDGKAIDLHDTVTYRGMMFTGVPNLLWIFGYFRASWTLRVDLLADFVCRLLNHMEAKGLRKVEVGLRPEDADMPILDWIDPNNFNPGYLLRALDQLPRRGDKPEWQHTQDYWSERMAIPAIDLDGPEFRYAP